A genomic stretch from Candidatus Baltobacteraceae bacterium includes:
- a CDS encoding elongation factor G — translation MDIERQRNIAFVGPHHAGKTTLVEAVLAHAGAIGRRGSISDGTTVTDHEPEDVSHAQSTTAGFAHCVCGGVDLTIIDAPGFIDFYEETKLVLCGADGAAIVVEADPARVVQTKTLVDYLESRKLPHCFVVNKLDRPGADFEGTLAALQSLYGRHVVAEQWPLFSRSAADEKTSGFSGYVDLCDMKAYSYESEGEREGAVPGDVLERVRKAHGELLEAMADFDDHLMEELLEGVEPPLDEVERDLCSECSHDQIVPVLVAAGASGAGVTALMRALERWFPSPAQAPVLDAEGRPIAPDPAAPPIAHVIKTVIHPQSGKLSIVRVLSGTLKSDATLTDITQGGEKVRSGGLYRLQGKKQEPIADAGPGAIVAIARLEAVKTGDVLTGNGHKVLLPRVALAEPCFAIAIKPKERIDEAKIFSMLARIVDEDPSLKLNRAEITAELLLLGSGEQHVAIAVERLARKYKVEVDTAAPQIPYQETITTGTEVHSRYKHQTGGHGQFGDVWLRFEPRERGSGVSFDEKIVGGVVPRQFIPAVEKGVREALTHGPNGFPVTDVHVTLYDGAYHDVDSSEQAFKTAAGMGVRDALPKCHPVVLEPISRVTVTVPTQYTSTVIQQLTGKRGQILGMNPAEQIGFDVVEADVPQVELSRYITELRTGTQGLGTFLSRHERYDPVQGGRVSPKAAV, via the coding sequence ATGGACATCGAGCGGCAACGTAACATCGCTTTTGTCGGCCCGCATCACGCTGGGAAGACGACGCTCGTTGAGGCTGTGCTTGCGCACGCCGGCGCGATCGGACGGCGCGGATCGATCTCCGACGGCACGACCGTCACCGATCATGAACCCGAAGACGTCTCGCACGCGCAATCCACGACCGCAGGCTTCGCGCACTGTGTCTGCGGCGGGGTCGATCTGACGATCATCGATGCGCCCGGTTTCATCGATTTCTATGAAGAAACCAAGCTCGTCCTCTGCGGCGCCGACGGCGCCGCGATCGTCGTCGAAGCCGATCCGGCTCGCGTCGTCCAAACCAAAACGTTGGTCGACTACCTCGAGTCGCGGAAATTGCCACACTGCTTCGTCGTAAACAAGCTCGACCGCCCGGGCGCTGATTTCGAGGGTACGCTCGCCGCGCTTCAATCGCTCTACGGTCGCCACGTCGTCGCCGAGCAGTGGCCGCTCTTCTCTCGTTCGGCGGCGGACGAGAAGACGAGCGGATTTTCGGGCTACGTCGATCTGTGCGATATGAAAGCGTATTCGTACGAGAGCGAGGGTGAGCGGGAAGGCGCAGTGCCCGGAGACGTACTCGAGCGCGTGCGTAAGGCACACGGTGAATTGCTCGAGGCGATGGCCGATTTCGACGATCACCTGATGGAAGAATTACTCGAGGGCGTTGAACCGCCGCTCGATGAAGTCGAGCGCGATCTGTGCAGCGAGTGTTCGCACGACCAAATCGTTCCGGTGCTCGTCGCCGCCGGCGCAAGCGGTGCCGGCGTGACCGCCTTGATGCGCGCGCTCGAGCGCTGGTTCCCCTCGCCCGCGCAGGCGCCCGTGCTCGATGCCGAAGGCCGTCCGATCGCACCCGACCCGGCGGCTCCGCCGATCGCGCACGTGATCAAGACCGTCATTCATCCGCAGTCGGGGAAACTCTCGATCGTGCGCGTGCTCTCGGGCACGCTGAAATCCGATGCGACGCTCACCGACATCACGCAAGGGGGCGAGAAGGTCCGCTCGGGCGGACTCTATCGGCTGCAAGGCAAGAAGCAGGAGCCGATCGCCGATGCCGGCCCCGGCGCGATCGTCGCGATCGCCCGTCTCGAAGCGGTGAAAACCGGCGATGTACTCACGGGCAACGGTCATAAAGTGCTGCTTCCGCGTGTTGCGCTCGCTGAGCCGTGCTTCGCGATCGCGATCAAGCCGAAAGAGCGCATCGACGAAGCCAAGATCTTCTCGATGTTGGCGCGCATCGTCGACGAGGATCCCTCGCTCAAACTGAACCGAGCCGAAATCACCGCCGAACTGCTCTTGCTCGGCAGCGGCGAACAGCATGTCGCGATCGCCGTCGAACGTTTGGCACGCAAATACAAGGTGGAAGTCGACACCGCGGCGCCGCAGATTCCGTATCAAGAGACGATTACAACCGGGACCGAGGTCCATTCGCGTTACAAGCATCAAACCGGCGGTCACGGCCAGTTCGGGGACGTGTGGCTGCGTTTCGAGCCCCGTGAACGCGGCTCGGGGGTAAGCTTCGACGAAAAGATCGTGGGCGGCGTGGTTCCCCGGCAATTCATCCCGGCGGTAGAGAAAGGCGTGCGCGAGGCGCTCACGCATGGGCCGAACGGGTTTCCCGTGACCGACGTGCACGTGACGCTCTACGATGGAGCCTATCACGATGTGGATTCGAGCGAGCAGGCGTTCAAGACCGCGGCGGGCATGGGCGTCCGCGATGCGCTGCCCAAGTGTCATCCGGTGGTGCTCGAGCCGATTTCGCGCGTTACGGTCACCGTTCCGACGCAATATACCTCGACCGTCATCCAACAGCTCACCGGCAAGCGCGGTCAAATTCTCGGAATGAACCCGGCGGAGCAGATCGGCTTCGACGTGGTCGAGGCCGATGTTCCACAGGTCGAACTCTCGCGCTACATCACCGAGCTGCGCACCGGGACCCAGGGCCTGGGAACGTTCCTGTCTCGGCACGAGCGCTACGATCCGGTACAGGGAGGCCGCGTCAGCCCGAAAGCCGCCGTCTAG
- a CDS encoding peptide ABC transporter substrate-binding protein produces MKRLGALIALAGLLSGCSKVSTQTAGEHSWTQPGVLRIAIQAEPKNLNPLLTSNTVDVFIARFMFLPLIQPNAQGVQQPLLATAVPTMRNGGISRDGLTIAYHLRKDVKWSDGVPFTSKDVKWTWQALMNPNNDIVSRHGYDDIKTIDTPDDWTVIVHLKEKFSPFVNTFFTDSDQPYGVAPAHVLSKYPNVNQIPFNSEPTVSDGAFRFGEWVRNDHITLIANDNFFLGKPGLRRIELKIVPDENTSVELLKSHAIDWIYQGSIHLYPQLHGAQDIALAWMRVNGYYDVQINTASALMKDVRVRRAIAYAIDKRGLVDTTMYGQETLATEDIPNWMWAFDPKVRSVPYDLAKARALLAQAGYSPGRGGVMEKDGVPLAPLLITENSNTTYKQLAVLIQAQLRRIGIQAQIKLFPGAQIYAPAGEGGILQNGKFDFIVDGWYAGIDPDDSAQFMCENVPPGGYNYARYCNPEMDAAETMALTHYDQATRKAAYAKTQALLARDVPEIFINWLRQMEPISVDFKGFDPNPVVESWNAWQWSI; encoded by the coding sequence GTGAAACGTCTGGGCGCCCTTATCGCCCTCGCCGGTCTTCTTTCCGGCTGTTCGAAAGTCTCGACCCAAACTGCCGGCGAGCATTCGTGGACGCAGCCCGGCGTCTTGCGCATCGCCATCCAGGCTGAACCGAAGAACTTGAACCCGCTGCTGACCTCGAATACGGTCGACGTCTTCATCGCGCGGTTCATGTTTCTCCCGCTCATTCAACCGAACGCACAAGGCGTGCAGCAGCCGCTCCTCGCGACGGCAGTCCCGACCATGCGAAACGGCGGCATCAGCCGCGACGGATTGACGATCGCCTACCACCTACGCAAGGACGTGAAGTGGAGTGACGGCGTGCCGTTCACTTCGAAGGACGTCAAGTGGACGTGGCAAGCGTTGATGAACCCGAACAACGATATCGTCTCGCGCCACGGCTACGACGACATCAAGACGATCGATACGCCCGACGATTGGACGGTGATCGTTCACCTCAAAGAAAAATTCTCGCCGTTCGTCAACACCTTCTTCACCGATAGCGATCAACCGTACGGCGTCGCGCCCGCACACGTGCTCTCGAAGTACCCCAACGTCAACCAAATTCCGTTCAATAGCGAGCCGACGGTGTCGGACGGAGCCTTCCGGTTCGGTGAATGGGTGCGCAACGATCACATCACGCTCATCGCCAACGACAACTTCTTCCTGGGCAAGCCGGGCCTGCGGCGCATCGAACTCAAGATCGTGCCGGACGAGAATACGTCCGTCGAACTGCTCAAGTCGCACGCGATCGATTGGATCTATCAGGGATCGATCCACCTCTATCCGCAGCTGCACGGCGCCCAAGATATCGCGCTGGCCTGGATGCGCGTGAACGGCTATTACGACGTTCAAATCAACACCGCGAGCGCGCTCATGAAGGATGTGCGCGTGCGGCGAGCGATCGCATACGCCATCGACAAGCGGGGCTTGGTCGATACGACGATGTACGGCCAGGAGACCCTCGCGACCGAAGACATCCCGAATTGGATGTGGGCGTTCGATCCCAAGGTGCGGTCGGTGCCGTACGATTTGGCAAAGGCGCGGGCACTACTGGCTCAGGCCGGCTATTCGCCCGGTCGCGGCGGCGTCATGGAGAAGGACGGCGTGCCCCTCGCGCCGCTCCTGATCACGGAAAATTCGAACACGACCTACAAGCAGCTCGCGGTCCTGATCCAGGCGCAGCTGCGGCGCATCGGGATCCAGGCGCAGATCAAGCTTTTCCCCGGCGCGCAAATCTATGCACCCGCCGGAGAGGGAGGCATCCTCCAAAACGGTAAATTCGACTTTATCGTCGACGGGTGGTACGCGGGCATCGATCCCGACGACAGCGCGCAATTCATGTGCGAGAATGTACCGCCCGGCGGGTACAACTACGCCCGGTACTGCAACCCGGAGATGGACGCCGCGGAAACCATGGCGCTGACCCACTACGACCAAGCAACGCGCAAAGCCGCCTACGCGAAGACGCAGGCGCTGCTCGCGCGTGACGTGCCCGAAATCTTCATCAATTGGTTGCGGCAAATGGAACCCATCAGCGTCGACTTCAAAGGCTTCGATCCGAATCCGGTGGTCGAGAGCTGGAACGCGTGGCAATGGAGCATCTAG